Proteins co-encoded in one Spirosoma endbachense genomic window:
- a CDS encoding ABC transporter permease: MLRNYFKIALRNLSKNKVYSFINIFGLAVGMAVAMLIGLWIYDELSFNKFHKGYDRLAQLYINQTFNGTTGSSRAVSIPSATEIKTKYAPDFKYASLASWNFGHLLVNGDKKINKEGMYVEPVFPQMLSLKMLKGEYATALKEPASILLSESVAKVLFGDKDPLNKIIKIDSKNNMKVTGVFEDIPFNSDFYDTKFYIPWSAYLAEQSWVKESQQQWSNHSFQTFVQVADQADMNKVSAKIRDVEKKHTSPQENPEYFLHPMSHWHLYSDFKEGKNVGGAIQFVWLFAIIGVFVLLLACINFMNLSTARSEKRAKEVGIRKAVGSLRQQLITQFLSESLLVVGFALVLAILIVLISLSAFNDLSGKQVSIPYQAPLFWAMIIGFSLMTGLLSGSYPALYLSSFNPLEVLKGTFRVGRWAAVPRKVLVVVQFTVSITLIIGTIIVFRQIQHAKNRPVGYDRQGLLQISLSSNLNKKYDPLRDDLLKSGAVYEMSESSSPTTGVWSNQIGFEWEGKDPKSIPLFGVVACTHHFGKTINWKIKEGRDFSRDFSTDTSAFVLNEAAVKLTGLKNIVGKIIRYNDKPCTVVGVVKDMVMESPYTPIKPTIFMVNYDWANVINVKLMPNAPVEDALKKVEAVFKKYDSDSPFDFKFADEQYDAKFRSEERVGKLARIFAVLAIFISCLGLFGLASFIAEQRIKEIGVRKVLGASVLNLWGLLSKDFVRLVIISFLIATPIAYFFLDDWLQEYEYRTNISWWIFVLSGIGATVITLLTVSYQAIRAALMNPVKSLRSE, encoded by the coding sequence ATGCTGCGAAACTATTTTAAAATAGCCCTCCGGAACCTGTCCAAAAACAAGGTTTATTCGTTTATCAACATTTTTGGTTTAGCCGTAGGTATGGCAGTCGCTATGCTCATTGGCTTATGGATTTACGACGAACTATCCTTCAATAAATTCCATAAAGGATATGATCGGCTAGCACAATTGTACATCAATCAGACGTTCAATGGCACCACAGGAAGTAGCCGGGCCGTTTCTATTCCGTCTGCCACCGAGATAAAAACCAAATATGCTCCCGATTTCAAATACGCATCGCTGGCATCCTGGAATTTCGGGCATTTGCTGGTAAATGGGGACAAGAAAATCAATAAAGAGGGCATGTATGTAGAGCCGGTTTTTCCACAGATGCTCTCGCTCAAGATGCTCAAAGGTGAGTATGCTACGGCTCTTAAAGAGCCCGCTTCTATTTTGCTGTCGGAGTCGGTTGCTAAAGTCCTTTTTGGGGATAAAGATCCACTCAACAAAATCATTAAAATTGACAGTAAAAACAACATGAAAGTGACGGGTGTTTTTGAAGACATACCGTTTAACTCCGACTTTTACGATACAAAATTTTATATACCCTGGAGCGCCTATCTGGCCGAACAATCCTGGGTAAAAGAGTCGCAGCAACAGTGGAGTAATCACTCGTTTCAAACCTTCGTTCAGGTAGCTGACCAGGCCGACATGAATAAGGTTTCGGCCAAGATCAGAGACGTAGAGAAAAAGCACACGTCGCCCCAGGAAAATCCGGAGTATTTTCTACATCCGATGAGTCACTGGCATTTATACTCTGATTTTAAAGAAGGAAAAAATGTAGGCGGGGCCATTCAGTTTGTTTGGCTATTTGCCATTATCGGCGTCTTTGTATTGCTGCTGGCCTGCATCAATTTTATGAACCTGAGCACGGCCCGATCCGAAAAAAGAGCCAAAGAAGTAGGCATCCGCAAAGCCGTTGGTTCGCTCCGCCAACAACTCATTACCCAATTTCTGAGCGAGTCTCTGCTGGTAGTTGGTTTTGCGCTGGTTTTAGCCATTCTGATCGTTCTGATTTCTTTATCGGCATTCAACGATTTATCGGGTAAGCAGGTTAGTATTCCGTATCAGGCTCCTCTGTTCTGGGCGATGATTATTGGATTTTCGCTCATGACGGGCTTGCTGTCAGGTAGTTATCCGGCATTGTATCTGTCGTCGTTCAATCCGCTGGAGGTGCTGAAGGGAACATTTAGAGTGGGCCGGTGGGCAGCTGTACCGCGCAAGGTGTTGGTCGTGGTTCAGTTTACCGTTTCCATTACGCTGATCATCGGTACCATTATCGTTTTTCGACAAATTCAGCATGCCAAAAATCGACCCGTTGGCTATGACCGTCAGGGATTGCTGCAAATCTCATTAAGCTCCAATCTCAACAAGAAATACGATCCCTTACGCGATGATTTGCTGAAATCAGGAGCCGTTTATGAAATGAGCGAATCATCCAGCCCCACAACGGGCGTCTGGTCGAACCAGATTGGTTTTGAATGGGAGGGGAAAGATCCGAAATCAATACCCTTGTTTGGGGTGGTTGCCTGCACCCATCATTTCGGAAAAACCATTAACTGGAAAATCAAAGAAGGTCGGGATTTTTCCAGGGATTTCTCAACCGATACCTCCGCTTTTGTCCTGAACGAAGCCGCTGTTAAGCTGACGGGTTTGAAAAATATTGTTGGTAAAATCATTCGCTACAATGACAAACCCTGTACGGTTGTCGGTGTGGTGAAAGACATGGTCATGGAGTCGCCTTATACACCGATCAAACCAACCATTTTTATGGTAAATTATGATTGGGCGAATGTGATCAATGTCAAACTAATGCCTAATGCACCGGTAGAAGATGCCCTTAAGAAAGTAGAAGCGGTTTTTAAAAAATACGACTCCGACAGTCCGTTTGATTTCAAGTTTGCTGATGAACAGTACGATGCTAAATTCAGGTCGGAGGAGCGCGTTGGAAAGCTGGCCCGGATTTTTGCGGTACTGGCCATTTTTATCAGTTGTTTAGGGCTGTTTGGTCTGGCATCGTTCATTGCCGAGCAGCGCATTAAAGAAATTGGCGTTCGGAAAGTGCTGGGTGCTTCCGTCTTGAATCTATGGGGCTTGCTCTCCAAAGATTTTGTTCGACTGGTCATCATCTCCTTCCTGATTGCAACGCCAATTGCTTATTTCTTCCTGGACGATTGGTTGCAGGAATACGAATACCGTACAAACATCTCCTGGTGGATTTTTGTGCTGTCGGGCATTGGGGCCACTGTAATTACCTTATTGACTGTTAGTTATCAGGCCATTCGGGCGGCCCTGATGAATCCGGTGAAGAGTTTGCGATCCGAATAA
- a CDS encoding ABC transporter permease, whose product MLRNYLKTTWRSLIRNRNYALINLTGLTLGLGVAIVLFWIVRFEYSFDRYHRHADRLYRLIANDKFGEKGSHVPQGLIKAINEQIPGVEKAVNTYAIESDGLKVGQRVFTVKHVFFAPPQFLDMIDVEWVKGSPMQSLNQPFQVVLDEPTARRFFGSNDALGKTIRIRNNVDLTVSGIIRKMPVNTEFQFEVLASRETLKRIQPEYNHENYWAGGDSMHHGYVLLKAGASPSAIESLLATLASQHKNESAYTGYDLLPIMNVHLDTQSDADPYNYVLPEWMLYTLAGIGLFLVFIACINFINLATVQAVQRSREIAVRKVLGSTRIQLIAQFFGETAFLVFAAIGLGSFLAAQLIRNADQLLNTQVNQSHVWDHGTVSFLLILGGIVTLLAGSYPALVLSGFQPVRILRGRLFVPRKGGITLRQSLVVTQFVIAQVLVICTLIGIRQIRYFYQKDLGFNKAAIVTVTMPDRGNAVVRERFRQQLLQHPEVKDVAFALTTPSSNHNWWWNTIHHRNLPEGQSTFRIQYVDTNYFNFFKIPLVAGRSWTRADTNTVAIINEKAARDLGYQRPDKIIGERIKLSDGNLFTIMGVVKDYHSQSLKSSIVPHVFLYADWNFQQASIRIDPSQSTKALAHIEQYWKAIFPNYYFEAKFLDQELQTFYADEQKLSNFLTLFAIVGIFIGSLGLFGLVSFVVTQRTKEIGVRKVLGATVASIVSLLSQDFLKLVLIAFVIATPIAWYAMSQFLKQYTYKIDIDWWVFILAGGLAGSVALVTVSLQSIKAALTNPVKSLRSE is encoded by the coding sequence ATGCTACGAAACTACCTCAAAACCACCTGGCGCAGTTTGATCCGTAACCGGAATTATGCGCTCATCAATTTAACCGGTCTGACCCTTGGATTGGGCGTTGCCATTGTGTTATTCTGGATTGTGCGGTTTGAGTATAGTTTCGATCGATATCATCGGCATGCTGACCGGCTGTATCGGCTTATTGCCAATGATAAATTTGGAGAAAAGGGCTCTCATGTGCCGCAGGGCCTCATTAAAGCCATCAATGAACAGATACCGGGTGTCGAGAAAGCCGTCAATACGTATGCGATCGAATCGGATGGATTGAAAGTTGGCCAACGGGTTTTTACTGTTAAGCATGTCTTTTTTGCACCACCTCAATTTCTCGACATGATTGATGTGGAATGGGTGAAAGGTTCGCCCATGCAGTCGTTAAATCAACCGTTTCAGGTAGTTCTGGATGAACCCACTGCCCGCCGTTTTTTCGGCAGCAATGACGCACTGGGCAAAACAATCCGCATTCGAAACAATGTTGATCTCACCGTGTCGGGAATCATCCGAAAAATGCCGGTTAATACCGAATTTCAGTTTGAAGTGCTGGCTTCCCGCGAGACGTTAAAGCGAATTCAACCGGAATATAACCATGAAAATTACTGGGCTGGTGGCGATTCAATGCATCATGGCTATGTGCTCTTGAAAGCTGGGGCGTCTCCATCTGCTATTGAATCACTGTTGGCCACATTGGCAAGCCAGCATAAGAATGAATCTGCCTATACGGGATATGACCTATTGCCAATAATGAACGTCCATCTCGATACACAGAGCGATGCCGACCCGTATAATTATGTACTTCCCGAATGGATGCTGTATACATTGGCAGGCATCGGCTTGTTTCTGGTCTTCATTGCCTGCATCAATTTTATTAATCTGGCGACGGTGCAGGCTGTGCAGCGTAGTCGTGAAATTGCCGTACGAAAAGTGCTGGGTAGCACTCGAATTCAGCTAATTGCACAATTCTTTGGCGAAACGGCCTTTCTGGTTTTTGCCGCTATTGGTTTGGGTAGTTTCCTGGCAGCCCAGCTAATTCGCAATGCCGATCAGTTGCTGAATACGCAGGTGAACCAATCCCATGTTTGGGATCATGGTACAGTTTCATTTCTGCTCATTCTGGGTGGAATTGTGACGTTGTTGGCAGGTAGCTATCCGGCATTGGTGCTGTCGGGTTTTCAGCCGGTTCGGATACTGCGCGGCCGATTGTTTGTGCCGCGCAAGGGCGGAATTACGCTGCGGCAGTCGTTGGTTGTTACACAGTTTGTTATTGCCCAGGTGCTGGTTATCTGTACGTTAATTGGCATCAGGCAGATTCGCTACTTCTATCAGAAAGATCTGGGCTTTAATAAAGCTGCCATTGTAACCGTTACGATGCCCGATCGGGGCAATGCGGTCGTGCGCGAACGGTTTCGGCAGCAATTGCTTCAGCATCCGGAAGTAAAAGATGTCGCATTTGCCTTAACAACACCGTCGAGTAATCACAATTGGTGGTGGAATACGATCCATCACCGAAATTTACCCGAAGGCCAATCCACATTTCGCATTCAATACGTCGATACCAACTACTTCAACTTTTTCAAAATTCCGTTGGTGGCTGGTCGTTCATGGACGCGGGCCGATACAAATACAGTGGCGATTATTAATGAGAAAGCCGCCCGTGATTTAGGCTATCAACGGCCAGATAAGATAATTGGCGAACGAATTAAGTTATCGGATGGAAACTTGTTTACCATCATGGGTGTGGTCAAAGACTATCATTCGCAAAGCCTGAAATCGTCTATTGTTCCGCACGTTTTTCTGTACGCCGACTGGAATTTTCAGCAGGCCAGTATACGTATAGATCCGAGCCAGTCTACGAAAGCACTCGCTCACATTGAACAATACTGGAAAGCGATTTTTCCGAACTATTATTTCGAGGCAAAATTTCTGGATCAGGAATTACAAACGTTCTATGCCGACGAACAGAAACTGTCTAACTTTCTAACATTATTTGCCATTGTCGGTATTTTTATCGGCAGTTTAGGCCTTTTTGGTTTGGTGTCATTTGTGGTAACGCAACGAACCAAAGAGATTGGCGTGCGTAAGGTACTCGGCGCTACAGTGGCCAGTATCGTTTCGCTGTTGTCGCAGGATTTTCTAAAATTGGTACTGATTGCTTTTGTGATTGCAACACCCATTGCCTGGTATGCGATGAGTCAATTTCTGAAGCAATACACCTACAAAATTGATATCGACTGGTGGGTATTCATCCTGGCGGGTGGTTTGGCCGGAAGTGTTGCCCTCGTAACCGTCAGTTTGCAGAGTATCAAAGCCGCATTGACAAATCCAGTGAAGAGTTTACGATCTGAATGA
- a CDS encoding ABC transporter permease → MLRNYLKIAVRNLWRNKIFSGINVVGLSVGLASCLLLFMYITHELSYDDFQQKADRIARVTMEYSMEGHTAKIPQTGTKVAPEFGRQFPEIESGVRLINRDGIVSNGDQQFSEKRIVFADSAFFYLFSFHLIKGNPQTALAGPNLVVLSETTARKYFGTENPVGKTLRINTGGSFRDYSVTGVVNDCPANSQIKYDLLTSFMTLPAAKSEEWYSANYATYLLLRKPEDIAYLQAKIPGFMKTQFSKEEMSGSNYLTYNLEPLRRVHLYSDVEGSFEPNGDLTYIYIFGSIALLILLIACVNYVNLATSRAVERAQEVGVRKVMGAMQRQLFGQFIGESVIVTAIALVLALLLASLTLPVFNTLSDRQFSVGVWFQPANLLLLLGVGVVVSLIAGSYPALVLARFQPIRVLKGHLKTAGAGQFRKALIVFQFAITAFLIISTLLVRNQLTFIQKKKLGYSKDHVLMLPVDKQVKEKIRSLKSEFRQSADVQQVSLASESPVFINGGYGMRRANRPDANYKMVAGLQIDEDFIKTVGLQLVAGRDLTQMDVEQAMHPDGDSLNYYHFIPNESAVKELGWTPQQAIGQKIDMGGNRKGEIKAVVADFHFASMKQKIGPLILFPEMGGEVLLVKLSGSQLPNTLQFLERKWRTLIPDRPFSYEFMDEEFNKLYVAETRTGRIFSVFAFLSIFLACLGLFGLSAYTTAQRTKEIGVRKVLGASVFSIVGLLSKDFLKLVLIAIMLASPIAWYAMSQWLRDFAYRIDIDWWVFALAGLLAVGIALLTVSFQSIKAALMNPVKSLRAE, encoded by the coding sequence ATGCTACGAAACTACCTGAAAATTGCTGTTCGGAACTTGTGGAGAAACAAAATATTCTCTGGTATCAACGTCGTTGGACTGTCGGTAGGACTGGCTTCCTGCCTGCTTCTGTTCATGTACATTACCCACGAACTAAGCTATGACGATTTCCAGCAGAAAGCAGACCGAATTGCGCGGGTAACGATGGAGTATAGTATGGAAGGTCATACGGCTAAAATACCGCAAACGGGCACGAAAGTCGCTCCTGAATTTGGTCGTCAATTTCCGGAAATAGAATCAGGTGTCCGGCTCATTAATCGGGACGGTATTGTGAGTAATGGCGACCAGCAATTCAGTGAAAAACGAATTGTATTTGCCGATTCTGCGTTTTTTTACCTGTTTTCATTTCACTTGATCAAAGGAAATCCGCAGACCGCGCTGGCCGGACCAAATCTGGTGGTTTTGTCGGAAACAACAGCCCGAAAATATTTCGGTACGGAGAATCCGGTAGGCAAAACTTTGCGCATTAATACGGGTGGCTCGTTTCGGGATTATTCCGTAACGGGTGTGGTAAACGATTGCCCCGCCAATTCACAGATCAAATACGATTTGCTGACTTCGTTTATGACGCTTCCTGCGGCTAAGTCAGAAGAATGGTACTCTGCCAATTACGCGACCTATTTATTGCTTCGTAAACCCGAAGACATTGCCTATTTACAGGCAAAAATTCCGGGCTTTATGAAAACGCAGTTCAGCAAGGAGGAAATGTCGGGCAGTAATTACCTGACCTACAATCTCGAACCGCTCCGCCGGGTGCATTTATACTCGGATGTGGAAGGAAGTTTTGAACCCAATGGCGATCTAACATACATCTATATTTTTGGGTCGATTGCCTTACTGATTTTACTCATTGCCTGCGTCAATTACGTTAACCTGGCAACCTCCCGCGCCGTAGAAAGGGCCCAGGAAGTTGGCGTTCGCAAAGTGATGGGCGCTATGCAGCGACAATTGTTTGGTCAGTTCATTGGCGAATCGGTCATCGTAACAGCAATCGCCCTGGTGCTGGCCTTGCTACTAGCCAGCCTGACGCTCCCCGTGTTCAACACACTGTCGGACCGGCAATTTTCGGTTGGCGTCTGGTTCCAACCGGCCAATCTTCTGTTGTTACTCGGTGTGGGCGTCGTAGTGAGCCTGATTGCGGGCAGCTATCCGGCGTTGGTGCTGGCACGGTTTCAGCCAATACGTGTGCTGAAAGGTCACCTGAAAACCGCCGGAGCGGGCCAGTTTCGTAAGGCATTGATTGTGTTTCAGTTTGCCATTACGGCCTTTCTGATCATTAGTACGTTGCTGGTTCGGAACCAGTTGACGTTTATTCAGAAGAAAAAACTAGGCTACAGCAAAGACCATGTACTGATGCTGCCTGTCGATAAGCAGGTTAAGGAAAAAATACGATCCTTGAAGAGCGAGTTCCGGCAAAGTGCCGACGTGCAGCAGGTTTCTTTGGCTTCTGAATCGCCAGTGTTTATCAATGGCGGTTATGGAATGCGCCGGGCCAACAGACCTGATGCAAACTACAAGATGGTTGCTGGCTTACAGATCGATGAGGACTTCATTAAAACGGTTGGACTACAACTGGTTGCAGGCCGGGATTTAACGCAAATGGATGTGGAGCAAGCCATGCACCCCGACGGCGACAGCCTGAATTACTACCATTTTATCCCGAATGAATCGGCCGTAAAAGAACTAGGCTGGACACCGCAGCAGGCCATTGGCCAGAAAATTGACATGGGTGGCAATCGAAAGGGCGAAATCAAAGCCGTTGTCGCTGATTTTCACTTTGCTTCCATGAAACAGAAAATTGGCCCACTAATCCTGTTTCCGGAGATGGGCGGTGAAGTGCTGCTCGTTAAACTATCGGGTAGCCAGTTGCCCAACACCCTCCAGTTTCTGGAACGTAAATGGAGAACATTGATACCTGATCGCCCGTTTTCGTACGAATTTATGGACGAAGAGTTCAATAAGCTTTATGTAGCTGAAACGCGTACCGGCCGAATCTTCAGTGTCTTTGCTTTTCTATCCATTTTTCTGGCCTGTCTTGGCCTGTTTGGCTTATCGGCCTACACAACGGCGCAGCGCACCAAAGAAATTGGCGTTCGGAAAGTGCTTGGAGCCTCGGTGTTTAGTATCGTAGGACTTCTCTCCAAAGATTTCCTGAAACTGGTGCTGATTGCTATTATGCTGGCTTCACCAATCGCCTGGTATGCCATGAGCCAGTGGCTGCGTGATTTTGCCTATCGGATCGACATTGACTGGTGGGTATTTGCGTTGGCGGGTTTACTGGCTGTCGGAATTGCATTGCTGACGGTCAGTTTCCAGAGCATTAAAGCAGCCTTGATGAATCCGGTCAAGAGCCTCAGAGCTGAATAG
- a CDS encoding YybH family protein translates to MKSLLLILFFIAGTNPLLAQSSSSGSASVNADQLPSVTLPPEIDRVLRDYERAWKAKDTKALVALFVPDGFVMQPQRPPVRGHAGLEQAYRGAGGPLYLRALSFAQSGSVGYIIGAYRYQETGADVGKFILALRQGENNRWFIAADMDNSIK, encoded by the coding sequence ATGAAATCGCTTCTGTTAATCCTTTTCTTCATCGCTGGTACGAATCCTCTGTTGGCACAGTCATCATCATCAGGATCAGCCAGCGTTAACGCCGATCAGTTGCCATCGGTGACATTGCCACCCGAAATCGACCGCGTACTGCGTGATTATGAACGAGCCTGGAAGGCAAAGGATACAAAAGCGCTGGTTGCCTTATTCGTTCCCGATGGGTTTGTCATGCAGCCACAGCGCCCGCCCGTACGTGGCCACGCTGGCCTGGAGCAGGCATATCGGGGCGCGGGCGGTCCGCTTTACCTGCGTGCACTATCGTTTGCACAATCGGGTTCCGTTGGGTATATCATTGGCGCTTATCGTTACCAGGAGACGGGCGCTGATGTTGGGAAGTTTATTCTGGCGCTGCGTCAGGGTGAAAATAATCGCTGGTTTATTGCCGCTGATATGGATAATTCGATAAAATAA
- a CDS encoding ABC transporter permease yields the protein MVRNYLKISLRNLWRNRKVSAISIVGLSIGLACGIIIFLLVSYMFSFDQYHAKADRTFWIVTDIRQDNVVPTDATPRPLGEVLRRDMPFVEHAVRLENMFGRIISIPDGKGGYTKKFEESRNLCFTEPQFFDVFDTEWVSGNPATALSAPNTVVLSERYAGKYFGTENPIGKTVRFDNQTNLTVTGLVKNLPSNTKLRYDVFISYATIPALIGDRGKQAMQNWESVSTLCFVTLREGTPVDRLTSVFPAIRQKYLNTVEAKKLDFHALTLDDLNHNPMYGGQAPRPILYALIIVGLFLVMAACINFINIATAHALKRSKEVGVRKVMGSSRGQLIGQFMTETTLVTLMAVVLALVLAYFCLPMLNNALAVLKTDLSILDVFKPDSLRWFGSLLVGVVLLAGFYPALVMARFNPVAALRAGYGQLTAKQVGSVSVRRGLVVMQFFITQLFIIGVIVMMAQVRHMQQTDMGFRKEAILTILVPTNNPLKQDVLRNQLRQIAGVEQVALAAEPPASYRRIPVPFTFDTHTEPEKFPTAVKVGDKDFVPLFGIKLLAGRNFLNNDTTNSEALVNETMIKQLGLRSPADVLGKQIKIWGSTKTVVGVVNDFHLSELREAIPPATILNYYRENHMAALKLNPANLTATVKAVEDNWNELFPEHVFKADFVDDLLNQFYLTERILLGLAQVFSLIAILIGCLGLYGLVAFMAEAKTKEIGVRKVLGASINELLWLFGREFGRLLVIGFVLAAPIGWLLMNGWLRGYVYHIQLGWWVFALTFGLVIVITVLTVGYESLKAALTNPAKSLRTE from the coding sequence ATGGTTCGGAATTATCTGAAAATTTCCCTGCGCAACCTCTGGCGCAACCGTAAAGTCAGTGCCATCAGTATCGTCGGATTATCCATAGGTCTGGCCTGTGGTATCATCATTTTTCTGCTGGTCAGTTATATGTTCAGTTTCGATCAGTATCATGCCAAGGCTGATCGTACCTTCTGGATCGTTACCGACATCCGACAGGATAATGTTGTTCCCACGGATGCTACACCACGCCCATTAGGGGAGGTTTTGCGCCGGGATATGCCTTTTGTGGAGCATGCTGTCCGGCTCGAAAACATGTTCGGTCGCATCATCAGTATACCTGATGGTAAAGGCGGTTACACCAAAAAGTTTGAAGAGTCACGTAACCTGTGTTTTACAGAACCGCAATTTTTCGATGTGTTCGATACGGAATGGGTGAGCGGAAATCCTGCAACAGCCCTGTCGGCACCGAATACGGTGGTGTTATCGGAACGATATGCCGGGAAATATTTTGGTACGGAGAATCCAATTGGCAAAACAGTACGCTTTGATAACCAGACGAATCTGACGGTTACGGGACTGGTTAAAAACCTTCCATCTAATACCAAGCTACGCTACGATGTATTCATCTCATATGCTACTATTCCAGCGCTGATTGGCGATCGAGGAAAGCAGGCGATGCAGAATTGGGAAAGTGTTTCAACGCTGTGTTTTGTAACCCTGCGCGAAGGAACTCCCGTTGATCGTCTGACCAGCGTATTTCCAGCGATCCGGCAGAAATACCTGAACACGGTCGAGGCAAAGAAACTGGACTTTCATGCACTAACGCTCGACGATCTGAACCATAATCCAATGTACGGCGGGCAGGCACCCCGGCCTATTCTCTACGCCCTGATTATTGTCGGCCTGTTTCTGGTGATGGCGGCTTGCATCAATTTCATCAACATCGCCACCGCTCATGCCCTGAAACGGTCGAAAGAAGTGGGTGTTCGGAAAGTGATGGGTAGTTCACGCGGGCAGCTGATCGGGCAGTTTATGACCGAAACAACGCTTGTGACGCTGATGGCTGTTGTGCTGGCGTTGGTGCTGGCCTATTTCTGCCTGCCGATGCTGAACAACGCATTGGCCGTGTTGAAAACTGATCTATCGATTCTTGATGTGTTTAAGCCGGATTCGTTACGTTGGTTTGGGAGTCTGCTGGTGGGTGTGGTTCTGCTGGCTGGCTTTTATCCGGCACTGGTGATGGCACGTTTCAACCCGGTGGCGGCACTGCGGGCGGGTTACGGGCAACTGACCGCCAAACAGGTTGGTAGCGTATCGGTTCGGCGCGGGCTGGTTGTGATGCAGTTTTTCATTACCCAACTGTTCATCATTGGGGTCATTGTTATGATGGCGCAGGTGAGGCATATGCAGCAGACGGATATGGGTTTTCGTAAAGAAGCTATCCTGACTATACTCGTTCCGACCAATAATCCTCTGAAGCAGGACGTGCTGCGAAATCAGTTGCGGCAGATTGCGGGCGTTGAGCAGGTAGCCCTGGCCGCCGAACCACCCGCTTCGTACCGCCGAATTCCGGTTCCATTCACCTTCGATACGCATACCGAACCGGAGAAATTTCCAACAGCCGTTAAAGTCGGCGATAAAGATTTCGTTCCGCTGTTTGGAATTAAGCTGCTGGCTGGCCGGAATTTTCTGAATAACGACACAACCAATAGCGAAGCGCTGGTCAACGAAACGATGATAAAACAACTGGGACTTCGTTCTCCAGCCGACGTGCTGGGGAAGCAGATCAAGATTTGGGGTAGCACAAAAACTGTCGTTGGCGTCGTCAATGATTTTCATCTGAGCGAATTGCGGGAAGCGATTCCGCCAGCAACCATCCTGAATTATTATCGAGAAAACCACATGGCGGCCCTGAAACTGAATCCTGCCAATCTCACCGCTACCGTGAAAGCCGTTGAAGATAACTGGAATGAGCTGTTTCCTGAGCACGTCTTCAAAGCCGATTTTGTCGATGATCTGTTGAACCAGTTTTACCTCACCGAACGCATCCTGTTAGGATTGGCGCAGGTGTTTTCGCTCATTGCCATTCTCATTGGATGTCTCGGTCTGTATGGTTTAGTCGCGTTTATGGCCGAGGCAAAAACGAAGGAAATTGGTGTACGAAAAGTGCTGGGGGCCAGTATAAATGAACTGCTCTGGCTGTTTGGCCGTGAATTTGGCCGGTTACTGGTAATTGGATTTGTGCTGGCTGCTCCCATTGGCTGGTTACTGATGAATGGCTGGCTTCGGGGCTATGTGTATCACATTCAACTAGGCTGGTGGGTATTTGCTCTAACCTTCGGGCTGGTGATCGTTATTACGGTACTAACGGTAGGTTACGAGTCTCTAAAAGCAGCTTTAACAAACCCGGCCAAATCACTTCGAACAGAATAG